In Diorhabda carinulata isolate Delta chromosome 6, icDioCari1.1, whole genome shotgun sequence, a single genomic region encodes these proteins:
- the LOC130895279 gene encoding ataxin-2 homolog, with product MALRALHSSMPNNIQTGSPQSQQDHILRTSIRSCMNPMKSPNHVPSRFHSQAQPHQYQPFQTRQLPSPIEQQTLLSIVQQYPPPSIVPQYLPPDLHKPPPSIIHQPSPSIIHQPPTSILQHIPPSSKQEPPIPIAENSHLIQQQSPNSIELVSPQREAEMNVKAKEATHSQDERNRDQQYPIEMNPDEPGSCNSSEYGNETIKEKEAKTTSETNDIPVTSVAEQVDNPLQQISPLNKVLQQASSPQPQENVKNITNTLKKFTLNPKAKEFFFNPTAKSFLCRFPSTPLTKRPYAPQMPRINVSATVNGHSAMTPLWTPPHHVMNSQSPPNQQWHWFMRTDIAHQMQVTTATGQPLSVLAPIQHFMYQQTMNQMYPPIHMLGPFDPQAQYMPSNFLPSATGYQTEPPQYNRDQWPQPATHHPQGHQQFPPVYPIIPTQLQVMQSMQYMQQAPPPPQPLM from the exons ATGGCGCTTCGGGCTCTTCATTCTTCCATGCCAAACAATATTCAAACAG GATCTCCGCAATCTCAACAGGACCACATTCTCAGGACATCAATACGTTCTTGTATGAATCCAATGAAATCTCCCAATCATGTTCCTTCACGGTTCCATTCGCAAGCACAACCTCATCAATATCAACCTTTTCAAACAAGACAACTTCCATCTCCAATAGAACAGCAAACCCTTCTGTCAATTGTACAACAATACCCTCCTCCTTCTATTGTACCTCAGTACCTTCCTCCAGATTTACACAAACCCCCTCCATCAATCATACATCAACCCTCTCCATCAATCATACATCAACCTCCTACTTCAATTCTTCAACATATCCCCCCTTCAAGTAAACAGGAACCTCCTATTCCAATTGCTGAAAATTCTCATTTAATTCAGCAACAATCTCCTAATTCAATTGAACTCGTCTCTCCTCAACGTGAGGCTGAGATGAATGTTAAAGCCAAAGAAGCAACGCATTCGCAAGATGAACGGAATCGGGATCAGCAATACCCAATAGAAATGAATCCGGATGAGCCAG GGTCTTGTAATTCGTCAGAATATGGGAATgaaactataaaagaaaaagaagctAAAACAACGTCTGAAACAAATGATATACCAGTCACCTCAGTAGCAGAACAAGTG GACAATCCGTTACAACAAATTTCACCACTCAACAAAGTTCTACAGCAAGCGTCGTCACCACAACCtcaagaaaatgtaaaaaatattacaaacactttgaaaaaattcactCTAAATCCAAAAGCTAAAGAGTTTTTCTTCAATCCCACAGCTAAATCATTTCTATGCAG GTTTCCAAGTACTCCATTAACAAAACGACCATATGCCCCTCAAATGCCCAGAATTAATGTATCTGCTACAGTTAATGGTCACTCAGCAATGACTCCACTTTGGACACCGCCCCATCACGTCATGAATAGTCAATCACCACCAAACCAACAATGGCATT GGTTCATGAGAACAGACATAGCACACCAAATGCAAGTAACAACTGCAACTGGTCAGCCGTTATCAGTTCTAGCTCCAATTCAACATTTCATGTACCAACAAACAATGAATCAGATGTATCCACCGATACATATGCTCGGACCCTTTGATCCACAAGCTCAATATATGCCATCAAATTTTCTTCCATCGGCGACTGGATATCAAACAGAGCCTCCGCAATATAATCGAGATCAATGGCCTCAGCCAGCTACACATCACCCACag ggCCACCAACAATTTCCTCCAGTGTATCCTATCATACCAACACAGCTGCAGGTGATGCAAAGCATGCAATATATGCAGCAAGCCCCTCCCCCTCCACAACCACTCATGTAA